From one Luteolibacter sp. SL250 genomic stretch:
- the atpB gene encoding F0F1 ATP synthase subunit A: MRFFLTSSAVWLTGLISASAAAGGHHALPLDAQRLHETLPINNSILMVWIAVGLIVLFCKAATHKLAFIPVGIQNVAEWAVESLYNFLEGLMGAHLTKRTFWFFGTIFFFILTSNYLGLIPGVGTVGQHLVDAEGHHVGFLPWLRGANADLNMTAAMAFSFAALWFYWAITENGVKGFLSHIFAPKGVSGILFWLMVPLFFFVGILEVVSIGIRPVALSFRLFGNIYGGEQTLEALMALVPIKWLHFLPALPFYFMELLVGFVQALVFTLLCAIFLKLICDHGDHDEAHH; encoded by the coding sequence ATGCGATTTTTCCTCACCTCATCGGCTGTCTGGCTCACAGGCCTCATCTCCGCTTCCGCGGCTGCAGGTGGTCATCATGCTCTGCCGCTCGACGCGCAGCGGCTTCATGAGACCCTCCCGATCAACAACTCCATCCTGATGGTATGGATTGCGGTCGGGTTGATCGTCCTGTTCTGCAAGGCTGCCACCCACAAGCTCGCTTTCATCCCCGTCGGCATCCAGAACGTGGCGGAATGGGCGGTGGAGTCCCTCTATAACTTCCTGGAAGGCCTGATGGGCGCGCACCTCACCAAGCGCACGTTCTGGTTCTTCGGCACGATCTTCTTCTTCATCCTGACCTCGAACTACCTGGGTCTGATCCCCGGTGTTGGAACCGTGGGCCAGCATCTGGTGGATGCCGAAGGCCACCACGTCGGCTTCCTGCCATGGCTGCGTGGCGCCAACGCCGACCTCAACATGACTGCGGCGATGGCCTTCTCCTTCGCCGCCCTCTGGTTCTACTGGGCGATCACCGAGAACGGTGTGAAAGGCTTCCTTTCCCACATCTTCGCGCCGAAGGGTGTCAGCGGCATCCTCTTCTGGCTGATGGTGCCCCTCTTCTTCTTCGTCGGCATCCTCGAGGTTGTCTCCATCGGCATCCGCCCGGTCGCCCTCAGCTTCCGTCTCTTCGGCAACATCTACGGTGGTGAGCAGACGCTGGAAGCGCTGATGGCGCTGGTCCCGATCAAGTGGCTGCACTTCCTGCCCGCCCTGCCATTCTACTTCATGGAGCTTCTGGTCGGATTCGTCCAGGCGCTCGTCTTCACCCTTCTTTGCGCCATCTTCCTCAAGCTGATCTGCGACCACGGGGATCACGACGAAGCGCATCACTGA